The genomic window GGATATAACCTGAACATCAATGCGGCTTCAGAAAAAACAACCATTCGGGATATGATTTCCGTATTGCCGCCGCAATATCTGGACTGGGCAAAAGATACCAGGATCGAAGGAAACAGCGATCTGTTTTTCAGCCTTAAAGGAAGATTCAGCGAACCTAAAAACCTGAAACCCCGGCTGCAGGCAAGGCTTTTCATCAAAGACGGCTTTGTTTCTAACGGTAAGGCCCCGGTTCCGATGAACAATTTTAATATGGATCTGAATGTAGATCTCCCGGATCTGAATACGGAACAATTGGGACTTGATCTTAAAAACCTAAGTTTTGACCTCGGACCGAATAATAGTTTCAGAGCAGTTGTAAAAACCAAAGGGCTGAATGAAATGCAGATCAATGCAGATGTAAAAGGTGCTGTAGACCTGCAGACGCTCGATCAGGCTTTAGGACTGAAAGATATTGATGCGAGAGGTCTTCTGAATACGAATATCAAAGCAAGCGGAATTTTTAGTCTGGATAAAAAGCTGTTTCCTAAAACCAACGGCTACCTTAACCTGAAAAACGGCTGGCTGAAAACGAAATATTATCCGAATCCGATCCAGAATATTACTATTGCTGCAAATATTGTAAATACCGACGGCACTTTTAAGAGTTTGGGCGTGAAGCTGGATCCTTTTAAGTTTGATTTCGAAGGCAATCCGGTTTTTGTAAATGCAGACCTGCAGAATTTTGAAGATGTACTGTATAAAGTCCGTGCAAAAGGTGTTCTGAATGTAGGAAGAATATACAAGGTGTTTGCTAAAAAAGGGTTTGATGTAAGCGGACTGATCATGGCCGACCTTTCCCTGAACGGACGGCAGAGCTATGCAACGACAGGCCAGTACAGCAAGCTGGACAATAAGGGAAATTTAATTTTAAAAAATATCAAAGCCACCACGGAGTTTCTTCCCAAATCATTTTATATAAAAGAAGGAAACTTCCGGTTTGAAAATGAAAAAATGTGGTTCCAGAAGTTTTTTGCGACGTATGGAAAATCAGATTTTGCCTTAAACGGTTATCTTCTGAATACCATTAATTATTTTATCGAAAGAAAAGGGACTCTTCACGGAAAATTCGGACTGAACTCGAATTACATCCTGATCGATGAATTCATGGCATTAAAAAACGGAGATAATACCGATAAATCCATTGAAGTGGAATATGCCAAGGTAGAAAATCCGAAAAGCAGCGGCGTGGTTATCATTCCAAAGAATTTGGATGTAGCTTTGGGGGTTAATGTAAGAAAAGTTGAGTTTAAAGGATTGGATCTGAACCATGTAAAAGGAACAGCCTCCGTTGAAAAAGGACAGGTATATCTTAAAAATACGTCGTTTGATGTGGTGGGAAGCCGGATGAGCATTGACGCCCGTTACCAGGATGAGTCTCCGCTGACGGCAAATTATGACGTAGCTCTGAAAGTACTGGATTTTGATGTTCAAAGAGCGTATAAAGAGATTGATATGGTCCGGGAAATGGCCACGGCCGCTAAGAATGTAAAAGGAATCGTTTCCCTGGATTACAAGCTGAAAGGCGATATGGATAAGAACATGAAGCCGATCTACCCTTCCCTGGAAGGCGGAGGAATCGTTAATCTCCGGGATGTAGAGGTTAAAAATTTAAAAATGCTTTCGGCAGTCGGCGATAATATTGGGGCTAAAGCTTTTAATGATCCGGACATGAAAGGGGTAAATATTGAAACCCATATCAAAAATAATTTGATCCACGTAGATAAATTTACGTTTAAAGTTTCTATCTTGAGGCCCACAGTAAGCGGTACCACGAGCTTCAACGGTCTGCTCGATCTGAGGATCCGGGTGGGTATCCTGCCGGGCGGTATTATCGGCTTTCCGGTGGTGGTAACGGGAACGCATGAAAAACCGAAAGTAAAAATTTTCAGCAAAACCGGCCAGGGAATTATTGATGCGCTGTACAATAAAAAAACCAATAAAGTGATCCGCCAGGAGCGGCGTGCCGAGAAAAAGACCAGACGGCAGCAGCGCAGGGAAAAAAGAGCGCAGGAAGAAAGGGCAAAAAATGCCGAAAAACAAATTAATAAAGATCTTAAAGAAAAATAATTCAGGCAAATAGTGAGTCAGTTAAGTTTATTTGATGCAGATGAATATTACCGGTTTCCGGAAGAATTGCTGGAGTATACAGGAAATTTTCTGTCGGAAGACGCGGCTTCCAGGCTTGAAGAAAAGCTGCTGCATGAAACGCCGTGGAAGCAGCATACCCAGAAAATGTACAGCAAGACCGTGGTAACGCCGCGTTTAACCGCCTGGTACGGTGATGAAAGCAAGAATTACCATTTGGGAGGCAACGAATTCGGGGTGAATCAATGGTCGCCGGAACTGCTGAACCTGAAACTTAAAATTGAAAAGTTTTCCGGGTATAAATTCAATTCTGTACTGTTAAACCTTTACCGGGATGGCAATGATTCGGTAGCGTGGCATCGGGATAAGGACAGCGAACTAGGAGAACGTCCGGTAATTGCTTCCGTAAGTCTCGGACAGGTCCGGAATTTTGATTTCCGCAATGTCGAAAACCATCAGCAGAAACACAGCCTTGCTTTAAAACACGGTTCGCTGCTCATCATGAAAGGAGATCTTCAGGTACATTGGGAACACCGTATCGCGAAATCCACCCGCCTGATGAGGCCCAGAATCAATCTCACTTTCAGACTGATTCGTGAATTATCATCGGTGTCCTGAGAATTTATATATTAATTTTCAGCATAATTAAAAAATAATATAAAATTTAACAAAATTTGGCAAAGAAATTGTGTATATGATTTTGAAACGATTAAAAAACAGCAGCTATGAACATTTCATATTACGATTTTAAAAATATGCCGAACCAGGAGCAATGCAGTTTTGTAATGAACGAAGGACGTGTCATGAATGAAAGAATGATCAATACAACAAAATACATTCTTTACGAAGTTTCGCATTTTTCTGTTGAGGTAATTTACAACACCGTGAACAACAAAATTGAAGGCATTAATGTTTACCAGAACAGAGGTGCATACGCTATATAGTTAATCACTACTTTCGTATAAATTGAGGAACAGCTTTATGAGCTGTTTCTTTTTTTATGCAGGTAGAATATTTAATATTAGAATGCTTATCAAGCTATTGATCTCCGAATCTTAAACAGGTTTAACCGAAAGGATCCCTGGAAAATCTAACCGTATTTATTATTTCCAAGTGCTTCGCTTTACACAGACTTTTTACAAATAAAAAATCCTCAGAAAGAATCTGAGGATAAAAACTAATAACCATGAAAACTCAAATTAAACATGAGTTACTTAACTACATTAAAATATTATGCCATTATTATTTCGGCAGTTTAAATTTTAAACATTTTTAAGACTTTTTAAGAAAAAATAATAAAATTTTCTTTGGCACGGTTTATTCTATATGATGATTAACATTAAAAAATAAATCATGGCCCATAAAATTTTTAGAAAAGAAGATTTCAGAAAGGATGAAACGGGAATATATATTCTTGAAGTCCCGAAAGGAAGTGTAGGAATCGGTGCGGATCTTATTATTGAAAGACAGACCGCTGACGGAGAATACGAAATCGTACAGGCTGATCTCCACCGTCACAACGACAGCATCCTCATCAAGTGGAGCGAACCATTTGACGGAAGACTGCTTTTTGATGAATAAAAAAAAGAAAGACTGTCTCAAGAGACAGTCTTTTTTAATAGGTATTATTCAATCCTCCATCCAGCGGAATGCTGGTCCCGGTAAGATATGCAGCATAATCGGAAGCCAGAAAAGCGGCGAGGTGGCCATATTCTTCAGGTTTCCCCAACCGTTTCATCGGGATCTTCTCTTCTTTCTTCTTTCTGATCTCCTCAACTGAAGCACCGGTCTCTTGGGCTTCATGCTCAATAAGATCTTTGATTCTTTTCGTATCAAATGACCCGGTAAGAATATTGTTGATGGTGATATTATGTTTTGCCACTTCGATAGACAATGTTTTCGACCAGGCAATTACCGCAGAACGGATGGAATTGGAAAGCGCCAGATTCGGGATCGGTTCTTTCACTGATAATGAAGATACATTGATGATGCGGCCTCTCCCCTTTTTGATCAT from Chryseobacterium sp. SORGH_AS_0447 includes these protein-coding regions:
- a CDS encoding glutathione synthase: MAHKIFRKEDFRKDETGIYILEVPKGSVGIGADLIIERQTADGEYEIVQADLHRHNDSILIKWSEPFDGRLLFDE
- a CDS encoding SDR family oxidoreductase, coding for MNIHLNSKNALVGAATQGIGAGVATELAKCGANVTVMARNEEKLKDFVRSLPIVSDEQQHEYLVADFSDFESFRNIITEYFQNHDIDILVNNTNGPKPGLASEKNTQDYQSAFDLLFKTVCETTNLALPYMIKKGRGRIINVSSLSVKEPIPNLALSNSIRSAVIAWSKTLSIEVAKHNITINNILTGSFDTKRIKDLIEHEAQETGASVEEIRKKKEEKIPMKRLGKPEEYGHLAAFLASDYAAYLTGTSIPLDGGLNNTY
- a CDS encoding AsmA-like C-terminal region-containing protein, with the protein product MLVDAKGLNYTGKGGLSEDIFDLETDLDINKLDFSLNRIYYAKQKSLHADLITRINTNALTFVLRKNELRINDLPLKFSGFLSILKDGYNLNINAASEKTTIRDMISVLPPQYLDWAKDTRIEGNSDLFFSLKGRFSEPKNLKPRLQARLFIKDGFVSNGKAPVPMNNFNMDLNVDLPDLNTEQLGLDLKNLSFDLGPNNSFRAVVKTKGLNEMQINADVKGAVDLQTLDQALGLKDIDARGLLNTNIKASGIFSLDKKLFPKTNGYLNLKNGWLKTKYYPNPIQNITIAANIVNTDGTFKSLGVKLDPFKFDFEGNPVFVNADLQNFEDVLYKVRAKGVLNVGRIYKVFAKKGFDVSGLIMADLSLNGRQSYATTGQYSKLDNKGNLILKNIKATTEFLPKSFYIKEGNFRFENEKMWFQKFFATYGKSDFALNGYLLNTINYFIERKGTLHGKFGLNSNYILIDEFMALKNGDNTDKSIEVEYAKVENPKSSGVVIIPKNLDVALGVNVRKVEFKGLDLNHVKGTASVEKGQVYLKNTSFDVVGSRMSIDARYQDESPLTANYDVALKVLDFDVQRAYKEIDMVREMATAAKNVKGIVSLDYKLKGDMDKNMKPIYPSLEGGGIVNLRDVEVKNLKMLSAVGDNIGAKAFNDPDMKGVNIETHIKNNLIHVDKFTFKVSILRPTVSGTTSFNGLLDLRIRVGILPGGIIGFPVVVTGTHEKPKVKIFSKTGQGIIDALYNKKTNKVIRQERRAEKKTRRQQRREKRAQEERAKNAEKQINKDLKEK
- a CDS encoding alpha-ketoglutarate-dependent dioxygenase AlkB, producing MSQLSLFDADEYYRFPEELLEYTGNFLSEDAASRLEEKLLHETPWKQHTQKMYSKTVVTPRLTAWYGDESKNYHLGGNEFGVNQWSPELLNLKLKIEKFSGYKFNSVLLNLYRDGNDSVAWHRDKDSELGERPVIASVSLGQVRNFDFRNVENHQQKHSLALKHGSLLIMKGDLQVHWEHRIAKSTRLMRPRINLTFRLIRELSSVS